One Benincasa hispida cultivar B227 chromosome 5, ASM972705v1, whole genome shotgun sequence genomic window carries:
- the LOC120078092 gene encoding FCS-Like Zinc finger 2-like: protein MDSSATARRPYFIDEDDGLVSLIDVEAGISGNNHHNNNHYPHSSFLRPKLISHGGVHRRTTTRNPSFSSSRFSPRFYDARFEDHHHHFLDACFLCKKPLSDNKDIFMYRGDTPFCSEECRQKQIDMDEAKEKNLNLSSSIKAMRKKDQRKSTSPGKSTADHDCRFHPGTVAAA, encoded by the exons ATGGATTCTTCTGCAACTGCGAGAAGGCCGTATTTCATCGATGAAGACGATGGATTGGTTTCTTTAATCGACGTGGAAGCTGGAATTTCTGGCAATAACCACCACAACAACAATCATTATCCTCACTCCTCCTTCCTCCGCCCCAAGTTAATTTCCCACGGCGGCGTTCACCGGCGAACCACCACCAGAAACCCTTCGTTTTCCTCCTCGAGATTCTCACCGAGGTTTTACGACGCTAGATTTGAAGATCATCATCACCATTTCTTGGATGCTTGTTTTCTCTGCAAGAAGCCGCTCTCTGATAACAAAGACATTTTCATGTACAG AGGAGATACTCCATTTTGTAGTGAAGAGTGTAGACAAAAGCAAATCGACATGGACGAAGCGAAAGAGAAGAATTTGAATCTATCATCGTCGATTAAAGCTATGAGGAAAAAAGATCAGAGAAAATCCACTTCTCCGGGCAAATCCACCGCCGACCACGACTGCCGCTTTCACCCCGGCACGGTGGCGGCAGCGTAG